GTGCATATAAAAGCACATCACTTATAACCCTTACTTCGTCATCGGTGTAGCCGTAATGCCTGACAGCCTTTGCAGTGATCTCTCTGAGTTCATCAACTGATATTTTCATTATACGTTCCTCTGTATAAATAATATATTGTTAACCTTTCGCTTCTATTTATAGCTGTCCTTATGAACATCTTTCACGGCACGGCCCGATGGGTCGGCCATTCTGGCAAATGCCGCATCCCATTTGATTGCAGTGGGTGTAGAACAGGCAACCGACGGTCCGCCCGGGACGCACTTCGCGGCACTGTCGAGCGGAAAGAACTCGTGAAAGATTGAACGGTAGTAATAGGCCTCCTTGGTTGAAGGCGTGTTGACTGGGAAGCGGTAGTGCGCGTTCTCCATCTGCACGTCGCTGACCGTAGTTTCAGCGACTTCTTTCAGGGTGTCTATCCAGTTGTAACCTACGCCGTCGGAGAACTGCTCCTTCTGCCTCCATGCAACCTCGGGGGGGAGATAATCTTCAAATGCCTTCCTGAGTATGTACTTTTCTATCTTTTCGCCAGTGCACATCTTGTCTTCAGGATTGATGCGCATGGCTACATCCATGAATTCCTTGTCTAGGAACGGCACCCTGCCTTCCACGCCCCAGGCTGCAAGCGACTTGTTCGCCCTCAGACAGTCGTATTTGCTCAGCATGGAGAGTTTTCTCACCGTCTCTTCATGAAATTCTCTGGGATCAGGCGCCTTGTGAAAATAAAGATATCCTCCAAAGATCTCATCTGCGCCTTCTCCTGACAGCACCATTTTAACGCCCATAGATTTTATCTTCCTCGACATCAGATACATAGGAGTTGAGGCCCTTATCGTGGTCACATCATAGGTTTCAATATGATAGATCACGTCTCGTATCGCATCGAGGCCCTCCTGAACGGTAAATGTAAAGTTATGGTGCACCGAGCCTATGTGGTCGGCAACTTTCTGGGCTGCTGCGAGATCGGGCGAGCCTTCCAGCCCAATGGCGAAAGAGTGCAGCTGCGGCCACCATGCATCCTTGAGACCTCCTGTCTCAACGCGTTTTGCCGAATACTTTTTGGCAACGGCCGAAACGATTGAACTGTCGAGCCCGCCTGAAAGAAGAACACCATAAGGGACATCGGACATAAGCTGGCGCTCAACCGCCTCCTCAAGTGCCCTGTGCAGTTCTTTGATGCTGGTGCTGTTGTTCTTTACGTTGTCATATTCCATCCAGTCCCTTTTGTACCACTCGACCGGGGCTTTTTCCCTGCTGCAGTAATAATGGCCCGGGGGAAACTCCTCAACCTTGTTGCAGACGCCCATCAGGGCTTTCATTTCAGAAGAAACAAAGAAATTGCCGTGTTCGTCATGCCCGGTATAAAGCGGAATTATTCCAATATGGTCGCGGCCTATCAGGTATATGTCGTTTTCGCTGTCATAAAGGACAAAGGCGAAAATGCCGTTTAAATCCTCAAGAAAATCAATGCCTTTTTGTCTGTAAAGGGCCAGAATGATCTCACAGTCGGATTCTGTAAGGAAATTGTATGGTTCCTTGAGCGTTTTCTTGAGATCCTTGTGGTTGTATATCTCACCATTTACGGCAAGTGCGAGTTTCCCGTCTTCTGAATAAAGGGGCTGTGCGCCTTTGTTGACATCGACTATCGAGAGTCGTTCATGCGCGAGTATGGCCTTTTCGCTGACATATATCCCGCTCCAGTCAGGCCCCCTGTGGCGCATCTTACGGCTCATCATAAGGGCTTTAGCCCTCAGTTCCTTCAAATCCGACTTTATGTCAAGAATTCCAAGTATTGAACACATCTTTTTGCTCCCTCACAGCTGTTGAGCTGATAAATTGTTATGCATAATCAAAGAAAGGTTTTATCAGCTTAATGGCTGGTTTCTGCACGCAGGCAGATCTTCTAAATCGCATCTTTTCCCCGTTCACCAGTTCTCACCCGTATTACATCCTCAACAGGCATGATAAAAATTTTGCCGTCGCCGATTTTGCCTGTTTTCGCGGTTTCAGTGATCTTTGATATGACGGCCTCGGCCATCTCCTTTTCAACTACGATCTCGATCTTGATCTTGGGAATCAGGTCAACGAAATATTCTGCACCGCGATAAATCTCCTTGTGGCCCTTCTGTCTTCCATAGCCTTTGACCTCGGTTATGGTCATGCCCTTGATGCCGATCGAGCTTAAAGCCTCCTTTACCTCATCAAGCTTGAACGGTTTAATGATTGCCTCAATTTTTTTCATATTTCCTCCATGTATTGAATTGACTAACGGCTGTAGGCGGTTTCACTGTGTTCGCTCAAATCCATGCCCATTACCTCGGATTCAGAGGTAAGCCTCAATCCTATGAATTTATCGATTATCTTCAAAAGGAGCCAGCTTGCAACAAATACAAATGATCCGATTGCTATAACAGCAAGCGCCTGTACCCCGATAAGCGAAAGGTTCCCGTTTATGAGGCCGTCTGAACCAGCAGGATTGATTGCCTTCGATGCGAATACCCCTACGCATAAGCTGCCGATTATCCCGCCCAGACCGTGAATGCCCACTACATCGAGGCTGTCGTCATATCCGAGCCTTGATTTGGCGGTAACTGCGGCATAGCATGCGCCGCCGGCCAGAAGTCCGATGATTACTGCTGAGTTCGGACCTACAAAACCCGATGCAGGAGTTATGGTCGCAAGGCCGGCAACAGCACCTGATGCCGCACCAAGTGTTGTAGGTTTGCCCCTGTGAATCCATTCAACGGCAACCCACATGGCCATACCTGCCATTCCTCCAAAATGTGTGGCTATATATGCGTTACCGGCAACGGCATTGGCAGCAAGTGCACTGCCGCCGTTGAATCCGAACCAGCCGAACCAGAGAAGGCCGGTACCGAGGAGCGTCATGGGCAGACTGTGAGGAATGAATTTTTCATGGCCGTACCCCTTTCTTGATCCGGTGGCAAAAGCAGCGGCAAGTGCAGCCGCACCACAGGAAAGGTGCACCACAAGTCCGCCCGCAAAGTCTAGAACACCCATGTTCTTAAGCCATCCCCCTGTCCCCCATACCCAGTGGCAAACTGGGTTGTATACCAGGACTGCCCAGAGCACGCTGAAAAGAAGGAATGGTCCGAATTTTATTCTCTCTGCAAAGGTGCCGGTTATGAGAGCGGGTGTGATTACAGCAAACATGCACTGAAAAATCATGAATACATTGTGAGGGATCGTAGCAGCGTAATCAGGGTTGGGAACTGATGATACACCGCGAAGGCCTATCCATGCGAGACTACCGGTTATGCCTCCGACATCGGGTCCGAATGACAGGGAATAGCCGAGATAAATCCACTCCAGGGTTATCAGGGATATGAGTATGAAGCTCTGCATGATTGTGCCGAGGACATTCTTGCCTCTGACCATGCCTGCATAGAATATTGCAAGGCCTGGAGTCATAAGAAGTACCAGAGCGGATGATAAGAGTACAAATGCAGTATCGGCCGCTTGAATATGTTCCATATAAAAAACCTCCGAAGGATTTTATCTGTATTAGCAACAGGAATGCCAGATACGCTTGATACCTAACCACGGATTAATAAAACGGAAATTAGTCATAAGGGTTTTCAAGGTGGCACATAATTGTATATTTCTGATATGTTGAAACAATAATGTGAGTCAAATAATCATAGTCTGGCCAGTTGTTTGAATTCTGCAGGAACTGTATTATGATTAAATAGCTTATGATTTCAAAGGTATAATATCTTTAACGGTTTATATAAATTGTTGGCACATGAATTGCTGAATATATACTATTAATATGATCAAGATAACATGATAATAAAATCAGACCGCAAATGCGGATGAAAAAATACAGGAGGACTTTATGACTTTTATAGGCGAGGATCTATTCCATTTCCAGGCGTCACTTATTCAACAGGGCTCTTCTTTTGAAGAGTTCATAAAAGAGAACTACATCAACAAATGGATTGGCGATACTGTATATGCAGCAATGAATGTACGCACCACAATGGTGACTGCCGTACATAACTTCCTGGAAAATGAAGGACTCCTTAATCTTGAAAGGGTTCAAATGAGTCCGATTACCGACCCTCTGGCCCATGATGTCGAACATGTGCCTGTGATTCATTACAAGGGCATGCCTTATGTTACCACTCATTCGATGATTTACCATAAGTTTATGGCTTGCTTTAATCCCAGGTTCAAAGGCATATTCGTTGATTCTCCGAATGTCAGGCTTGAGATTGAAAGTCCGCAAAGGAAGCAGCGCGGCAAGTATCTGATAGACTTTTCCCAGATAGACATCGAACTCAGAAGGGGAAGGGATATTGATTTTGAAACATACAAGAAGGAACCAGAAAAGGTTAAGGCAATCCTTAAGGAAGATCTGGAAAAGGCTTATGACTTTTTCGAGAGAATGCTGATTCATGCGGTGAAGGCGATTATAGAAAAGAATGAAGACGATCTGAAGGCATTGGATGTGGCTGTCGATGTTCCTTCTCAGCCGTTTCCGAGACTAAAGAACGATGAAATCCTTAAAAAATACGGGAGGGCCGGTGCGGAAACCGGAGCGGGAGAGGAAGCAGACTCCCAGTTCTTCTGGATAACGGGACTTATGCGTGAAAATTATGATCTCATTTATCCTTACATTCAGAAAGACGGCAGCAAGATTCCCATTTCATCATTCACTTCCGATATGATCTACAACTATGACATATGCGTCAAGGCCAGGAGCAGATCCACAGGAAAATATATGCCTGCCCTTGAGATACTTTCCGGAGCTGTCCGGGAATGGCTTTATGAGCCTATTGTGGAAAGGCTCATTGACAACAAGGTCATAGTTGAAAGGCCGGTTTTCAAAGAAGGCAATATAACCAATATCGACATACTGGACGGGTACGGGCCATTCCTGGCGGCCGTTCATATGAAAGACGCCAATGGCAAAGCATATTTCCCTGATACTTTCGGCGGAGGTCTTGGGGTGGAACGCTTGCTTTACGGTCTGTTGAGGGGCAGCAAGATAGAAAAGATAGACGATGTCACATTCTTCGGCAAGAATCCCGATTCGTTCCCCATATTCCTTTTCTAGTCTTAAATGCAGGAGAGAGGCGTTTTAACGCTTCTCTCCTGACCTTGTTCAAAAATTAATCCTGTACTGTTGAAAATGATGTTATTGAAGTCGTTGAGAATATGTCCCCGTAAATATCTTCAATCGTTGCTTCAACAACAATATTGTATGTGGTATCAGGAGAGAGGTCGCTGTCTGGAATAAAAAGTATTATATTGGCAGACGCCTCAATTAATGACCCGTGCACAAAATGGCCGGTATCCGTATTTATCAGATAAAAATTTTCATATAAGTAAATCGTATCCCAGTTCAGATCATAGTTGAATTCAACAGTGATGGCCTGGTTTAAAGGCACATTTCTCGCACCGTCTGCCGGGCTTATTGATGTGATGCTGAACAAGTCATCATCAGAGCCCGAATTGCAGGCAGATATAAGAAATAAAACCATCAGGCCAACAACGAAAGAAGTTATTTTTTTCATTTTGAAGAATACTCCTCTTTATTTTTTGATAAGAAATGAATCGGCATTTTTCGGTATTTTCTGAAAATTATTTTTATGACTGTAATAAAACACGAGTTATCAGAATGTTTATCTGATTTATAAGAGAACTTGATCCGGTTATTAAAAAAAGATGCCGCTCAATGATTATGAGCGGCATTCTTCATTACTTGGACTGCTTCAAGCTATTTTTTAATTTGATAGTCAACGGCGGCTTCGACCCTTCTATTCTTCTGTCTGCCCTGTGCGGTCTTGTTGTCTGCAATGGGTTTTTCAGGCCCATAACCCACTGCTTTCAACCTTGAGGCATCAACACCAAGTTTTTTAACAAGATAATCCTTCACGGCATCCGCCCTTTCCTGCGAAAGTTTTTTGTTGAAGGCAGCGGGACCAGTGTTGTCGGTATAACCTTCAATGACTACTTTCAGATCGGGATGTTTTTTAAGAATATCCGCGAAGTTGGCCAGTTCATCATCAAATCCGGGTTTTATGGTTGCTTTGTTGGTATCGAACATCACATCAATTGTTGCCCTTCCTTTTTCAATGATAGCTTTTTCGTCACCAACCGGTGCGGCAACAGGTGCAGGTGCAGGGGCCGGGGCCGGTACAACAACCGGGGCAGGAGCAGGTGCCGGTTTAGGTGCTTCAACTACTACAGGTGCTGCAACTGCAACAGGCGCAGGCTTGGGTTTGTCGCCCAGATAGCAGCCGAGTCCCAGGGTATATTCCAGGTTATTTACAGGGTTTCCGTCAAAGGCCTTGAAGACAAGAAGATGACGGAAGTCTGCTCTTATGAACCAGTCTTCCGATACGAATATCCTTGCACCAGCTCCATAACCGGCCACGAAGTTGTCTTTATTCGGCGCACCTTCGACATTAATATTCCTGTCACCCAGTCCTACTGCCAGATACGGTACAAACCGGCTTTCGGGCATTAAATAAATAAGGCCTTCCAGCCTGTATCCCATGAGACTTACATCAGTTCCTTCTTTTACCGATGTATCCCCATACATTTTGTTTCTTTTAATATCTGATGCACCCAGTTCCAGAGGTATTTCCAGACCGAAATATTCCGACATATCATAGCCTAATCTCAGCATTCCAATAGGCGCCAGATTTATTTCTTCCCTCGAATCAAAGGTGTAGCCGCCTCCTGACAGCGAAAATGTAATACCACTGTCCCTGTTTACAGCATAGGCCTGGAAAGTGAATCCTATCGTAAACATTACCGCCAGTATCAAGACTCTTTTCATACTCACACTCCCCCTTAATATTGGTTTGTAGAACTAATTTAATAATAATCCTTATTTATTATGGAATCAAGTGATTGAGATTTATGTTGAACTTTAGGGTTCCTGTTTTTTATCTGTCTGTTGTTTTGAAAATAAGGCATGTGTGTCTTGTGGCCGATACAGCGCTATGGTAAAAAAGCGCATATGAAAGGTTTTAATGGGGAGGTTCTGATGATGCGCTGCTTGATATTATATTCAATGATTATTTTTGTTGCGATCCTGTCCGGTTGCGGCAACAGTACCTATTCCGATGTTCATTCGTCGGATAATGCACAGCCTGCCGTATTGAAATCGGAAAATGCTTTAACCGTGAGCATCCCTGAAATACCGTTCAAACAAAATTCAGCTGTAAAGATAGACAGGGAAGTGATTGAGACGTTCGCGCGGCAGTATGTCGCTGAAAAGGCTGGAACATGGACAAACGAGGAGTTCTTTCTCGGATATCTGCCTCTTAAATCAGCAGACATGCTATGTGCTGCCACAGAGGGCGCGTACGAAACCCGGAGACTGCTCGGGAACCTCTACGTGTCCGGATATTTCGGTGGCGTATGGTTGAGGGATGCAATGGGCGGAGATACAAAAGAGGCTGAAACACTACTGTCTGGAACACTCTCGGATGGCACTGGAGAGACGATGGACTCTTACCCGGTTTCCGTGGTGTTCGATGTTCTCATGAAAGCTGCATCAATGAAAATCAAAAGGGCGGAATCCGGCGGACTGGCTTCCATTGCAGCATGCCGCCTTTCACTGCCGTCGTTTCTCCTCATATATGGATACAATTGGGGTTATTTCGATTACATACTCAACAACCCGCCCAATGGTGCGGGGGGAGTCGAACGGCCATGTTATTGCTCAAGAATGCTTGACTGCACCGTTGACGGGCTCAATCTTGAGATCCTTAACGAATATAAGGATGAACGTGACCTGCTTGAAACACCCCGAAAAGCAGGCGGAGTATCCGCTTTGAAATGGTACGAAATGAGCCTGTTGACTGGTATATGGGCCAATGGCGCGGTCAGTACGGGATCGGGAGTATGGAAAAATATCATGAACGGGGACATGGACAAGGACACATATGCCCTGCTGCTTGATCTTTCGGCCAGGTTCATGCTGGTGGCCGAGATGAGCATAATGCCCGCGATGAAGGGATATGCCGACAGTGATGTCGATGCATGCCGGTGCGGACTCCTCGAGCAGGCTGCAATGATAGTATGGGCGGGCAGCTATTTCATGGGACTCTCATCCGATGCCACTGCCGGAACATTCCCGTCAATAAACGGATTGTGAAAAGCTTCATTAAAGTTTCTGCATATCTGGTTCTGGCAGTCATTCTGCTGCTAGCGGCGTCTTTTGCCGTCTGTTTTGTTTATCCCGATGTTGCTGTTCTTAAAAAGAAAAATCCTGAAAAGACTTCGTTTATGAAATACAGGGAAAAACAATGGGAGAACAAAGGACTCGATAAAAAGATTAAGCAGAAATGGGTGTCTTTCAGCAGGATATCCCCTTATGTTGTAAAAGCGGTTATTATAGCTGAGGATGATAAATTCTGGCGCCATGAAGGTTTTGATTTTGTTGCGATGCAGAAGGCCTTTGAACAGGACATCAAAAAAAAGAAATTCAAGGTCGGGGGATCAACAATCAGCCAGCAGCTTGCAAAAAATCTTTTTCTTACACCGGCAAAGAATCCTTTACGCAAGATTAAGGAAGCCGTCTACACATGGCGGCTTGAGAAGAACCTTTCAAAAAAAAGGATAATCGAGCTCTATCTGAATGTCGCCGAATGGGGCGACGCAATTTTCGGGATTGAGGCGGCGGCTAGAAAATATTACGGGAAATCAGCCTCATCACTTGGGCCTGAGGAGGCCGCCAGGCTGGCAACCGTTCTTCCCAATCCCATCAGATTCAGCCCTGTCGGGAATTCAAGGTATGTGGCTAACCGCTCGGCGATTATATACAGGATCATGGTGCGCAGGGGGATTGTCATTGAAGAATACGTCGAGGTTATGAACTCACCTCAGGAAGACATATCAAATGAGGAAGGAACAGATGAAGAAACCGGTTCAGACGAGGGAGTCCTGACTGACACCTCAGGGCCGGATGTCCCTGATGCCGCTCAAAGAGAGACTGTTCCTGAAACAAAAGGCGAGCCTGCCCCCGATGACAACACAAGCAAAGACAATGGAGAGGGGAATGAAGAGTCTTGACTTAAGGGTGCAGGAGAATAATTTTGATTCATACAAAGGAGGTTATGAATAAACGCCGGATATTCATACTCATACTGTGTGTGCTGATTTCTTCAGCATTGTTTGCATCGTGTAAAGACACAAGACAAAAATCCTCAGGATCCATCGGGGATGTCATAGATCATATTCCAGAAAATCATTCAGCCGTTGGCGGAATTAAGGATTCTGGGCTTTCCGGCTACTTGGGGGATGTCTCGGAAAACCTTGGTGCCGGTCAGAATCTGGCAGCCGTATTATTCGGTGGTTTTATTATCATTGGGGTTTTTAACCTGATACTGTTTGCAATCCGACGAACTGATAAAACGCATCTCTTCTTCGCAATGCTCAGCATCACAGGCTCTCTATGGATTTTGATTTCCGGACAAGATGTAATTCCAATGATGTTTTTCGCTCATTCCCGGGATGTAACAGCAAAAATAGAATTTATTTGCCTTATCTTTACCCTGATAATATCCGGGAGATTCTTCAAACAGCGATATAAAGAGGAATTCGGCAAGTATCATGTCACGTTGATGGAAATCTTCGGTGCAGGCCTTATCCTCCTTTTTCTTTTGACTGACAGCAGGAATCACTTCCTCATGGTCCGGGCATTTTATCTGGCTGCCGTTTTTTATATCGCATTCATACTGTGGATGGCTGCAAATGCCATGAGCAGGAGAAGAAATGTTGATGCGATACTTCCTGCTGCAGGCATTGCCATGCTTCTTGCTTTTACGGGCGACATTGCGAGGATAAACGGGATAATGATATTTGATACCTCTTTGTCACCTTACGGGCTTTTTATATTCATTATGGTTCAAGCCCTTGTCTCTTCATACAGTTTTTTCATCATGCTTAAAGGTGAGGAGGAAATTACCGGTCACATCAGGTCAAAGACGGAAAGGCTCGAAGAATCGGAAAGGCATCTTAACGATATATACAATTCGATATCCTCCATGATTCTGACAACCGACGGTCAGGGAAGGGTGGTGAGCTCAAACCAGTCGGCCCGGAATGCCTTTCCCTCCCTGCTTAATACCAATGTTCCCCAGTTTATATGGAATCTCGATCCTTTGTCTGAAAAGCTCAAGACTGATATAAAAACGGCGTTTACCTCCCAGGTGCATTTTGAAGCCAGTAAAAAATATATTGATGACAATGAAGGCAGGTACTGCAGCATAACCTTATATCCCTGCAGAAATAAACAATCCGGGGGCGCTGTTCTCAGAATTGACGATATTACGGAGTTTGAAAAGAAGGATGAGCAGTTCAAACATGCCGAACGAATGGAGGCGGCAGGGACCCTGGCAGGTGGTCTCGCTCATGATTTCAATAATATACTCACGGGCATAACCGGCACGATCTCATTCGTAAACTATTCGCAGATGAAAGATAAGAAATACATCTCGAAAACTCTGGACAGGCTCACGCTTATCGAGAACGCTGCAGGAAAGGCCGTTACCCTTGTAAACAGAATTATGGCTTTGGCAAAAAGGCAGGATTTTGTCTGTACAGGTGTTGAGCTAAACCA
The nucleotide sequence above comes from Desulfomonilia bacterium. Encoded proteins:
- the asnB gene encoding asparagine synthase B codes for the protein MCSILGILDIKSDLKELRAKALMMSRKMRHRGPDWSGIYVSEKAILAHERLSIVDVNKGAQPLYSEDGKLALAVNGEIYNHKDLKKTLKEPYNFLTESDCEIILALYRQKGIDFLEDLNGIFAFVLYDSENDIYLIGRDHIGIIPLYTGHDEHGNFFVSSEMKALMGVCNKVEEFPPGHYYCSREKAPVEWYKRDWMEYDNVKNNSTSIKELHRALEEAVERQLMSDVPYGVLLSGGLDSSIVSAVAKKYSAKRVETGGLKDAWWPQLHSFAIGLEGSPDLAAAQKVADHIGSVHHNFTFTVQEGLDAIRDVIYHIETYDVTTIRASTPMYLMSRKIKSMGVKMVLSGEGADEIFGGYLYFHKAPDPREFHEETVRKLSMLSKYDCLRANKSLAAWGVEGRVPFLDKEFMDVAMRINPEDKMCTGEKIEKYILRKAFEDYLPPEVAWRQKEQFSDGVGYNWIDTLKEVAETTVSDVQMENAHYRFPVNTPSTKEAYYYRSIFHEFFPLDSAAKCVPGGPSVACSTPTAIKWDAAFARMADPSGRAVKDVHKDSYK
- a CDS encoding P-II family nitrogen regulator → MKKIEAIIKPFKLDEVKEALSSIGIKGMTITEVKGYGRQKGHKEIYRGAEYFVDLIPKIKIEIVVEKEMAEAVISKITETAKTGKIGDGKIFIMPVEDVIRVRTGERGKDAI
- a CDS encoding ammonium transporter — its product is MEHIQAADTAFVLLSSALVLLMTPGLAIFYAGMVRGKNVLGTIMQSFILISLITLEWIYLGYSLSFGPDVGGITGSLAWIGLRGVSSVPNPDYAATIPHNVFMIFQCMFAVITPALITGTFAERIKFGPFLLFSVLWAVLVYNPVCHWVWGTGGWLKNMGVLDFAGGLVVHLSCGAAALAAAFATGSRKGYGHEKFIPHSLPMTLLGTGLLWFGWFGFNGGSALAANAVAGNAYIATHFGGMAGMAMWVAVEWIHRGKPTTLGAASGAVAGLATITPASGFVGPNSAVIIGLLAGGACYAAVTAKSRLGYDDSLDVVGIHGLGGIIGSLCVGVFASKAINPAGSDGLINGNLSLIGVQALAVIAIGSFVFVASWLLLKIIDKFIGLRLTSESEVMGMDLSEHSETAYSR
- a CDS encoding amino acid--tRNA ligase-related protein gives rise to the protein MTFIGEDLFHFQASLIQQGSSFEEFIKENYINKWIGDTVYAAMNVRTTMVTAVHNFLENEGLLNLERVQMSPITDPLAHDVEHVPVIHYKGMPYVTTHSMIYHKFMACFNPRFKGIFVDSPNVRLEIESPQRKQRGKYLIDFSQIDIELRRGRDIDFETYKKEPEKVKAILKEDLEKAYDFFERMLIHAVKAIIEKNEDDLKALDVAVDVPSQPFPRLKNDEILKKYGRAGAETGAGEEADSQFFWITGLMRENYDLIYPYIQKDGSKIPISSFTSDMIYNYDICVKARSRSTGKYMPALEILSGAVREWLYEPIVERLIDNKVIVERPVFKEGNITNIDILDGYGPFLAAVHMKDANGKAYFPDTFGGGLGVERLLYGLLRGSKIEKIDDVTFFGKNPDSFPIFLF
- a CDS encoding Ig-like domain-containing protein, translated to MKKITSFVVGLMVLFLISACNSGSDDDLFSITSISPADGARNVPLNQAITVEFNYDLNWDTIYLYENFYLINTDTGHFVHGSLIEASANIILFIPDSDLSPDTTYNIVVEATIEDIYGDIFSTTSITSFSTVQD
- a CDS encoding OmpA family protein — encoded protein: MKRVLILAVMFTIGFTFQAYAVNRDSGITFSLSGGGYTFDSREEINLAPIGMLRLGYDMSEYFGLEIPLELGASDIKRNKMYGDTSVKEGTDVSLMGYRLEGLIYLMPESRFVPYLAVGLGDRNINVEGAPNKDNFVAGYGAGARIFVSEDWFIRADFRHLLVFKAFDGNPVNNLEYTLGLGCYLGDKPKPAPVAVAAPVVVEAPKPAPAPAPVVVPAPAPAPAPVAAPVGDEKAIIEKGRATIDVMFDTNKATIKPGFDDELANFADILKKHPDLKVVIEGYTDNTGPAAFNKKLSQERADAVKDYLVKKLGVDASRLKAVGYGPEKPIADNKTAQGRQKNRRVEAAVDYQIKK
- the mtgA gene encoding monofunctional biosynthetic peptidoglycan transglycosylase gives rise to the protein MKSFIKVSAYLVLAVILLLAASFAVCFVYPDVAVLKKKNPEKTSFMKYREKQWENKGLDKKIKQKWVSFSRISPYVVKAVIIAEDDKFWRHEGFDFVAMQKAFEQDIKKKKFKVGGSTISQQLAKNLFLTPAKNPLRKIKEAVYTWRLEKNLSKKRIIELYLNVAEWGDAIFGIEAAARKYYGKSASSLGPEEAARLATVLPNPIRFSPVGNSRYVANRSAIIYRIMVRRGIVIEEYVEVMNSPQEDISNEEGTDEETGSDEGVLTDTSGPDVPDAAQRETVPETKGEPAPDDNTSKDNGEGNEES
- a CDS encoding ATP-binding protein — translated: MNKRRIFILILCVLISSALFASCKDTRQKSSGSIGDVIDHIPENHSAVGGIKDSGLSGYLGDVSENLGAGQNLAAVLFGGFIIIGVFNLILFAIRRTDKTHLFFAMLSITGSLWILISGQDVIPMMFFAHSRDVTAKIEFICLIFTLIISGRFFKQRYKEEFGKYHVTLMEIFGAGLILLFLLTDSRNHFLMVRAFYLAAVFYIAFILWMAANAMSRRRNVDAILPAAGIAMLLAFTGDIARINGIMIFDTSLSPYGLFIFIMVQALVSSYSFFIMLKGEEEITGHIRSKTERLEESERHLNDIYNSISSMILTTDGQGRVVSSNQSARNAFPSLLNTNVPQFIWNLDPLSEKLKTDIKTAFTSQVHFEASKKYIDDNEGRYCSITLYPCRNKQSGGAVLRIDDITEFEKKDEQFKHAERMEAAGTLAGGLAHDFNNILTGITGTISFVNYSQMKDKKYISKTLDRLTLIENAAGKAVTLVNRIMALAKRQDFVCTGVELNQMMRNVVNICRDTFDKSVDIVLKCYHEDAYVYADPAQLEQVMINLCMNANHAMTIMRTSGDKWGGVLTISIKRIEPGSDALIPYPVLSDSCCWAVDISDNGVGIDDITMKRIFEPFFTTKDIGTGLGLVMVQNIVQQHGGVVEVKSERGRGTNFRIIMPHYSPGVMVVREPHKEDLVRGDGLILLAEEDDILKRSTRDILGLWGYEVAVADDGVEALRFFKKRHKSIKGVVMNLSLSRISGKELYKEIRKIDGQVRVVAVSGIRPDMEMLDALRRDDNGFIELPYSMMALLEKCRDVFSLRGAE